Below is a genomic region from Fusarium oxysporum Fo47 chromosome VIII, complete sequence.
TCTATTGGTCGACCAGTCCATTCCTCAATTTTGAGTCTCAAGGTATTGAAGCGTGAGCATGCCAAACGATCCTCTGGAATGAACCGAATCACCCTTACTCCGTCATTGTAGCGGATGTTCGGGAAGTTGTTCTATGAGATGTTAGTTATGAAACATCAAATGCAAAGAGACAAACCTCTGCCAACTTCTCACAGACGTGGGCTATCGTAGGTCTTAGCGCCGATTTGGCGAGCATGCCACTGATCATGGCTTGTAACATCCCTGCTCGATAATCTTTGTACGCCATTCGGTCAATAAATTCGAGAACCTGAGGCTTGACCTGTTCACCATCGTCGAAACGAGTATCGTTGAACACGTCAGAAGAGACATTGCCCTCTGTAGTTGTTATGTGGTCGCGAAACTCTGCTACACCAGCAGAACCTCCGCCTACTAGAAATGCAAGCATCTCTGTGAATACGCATCCCAACTTCCATATGTCGTTGGCCATCAGATCTGATGAGGAAGGGATCTTGATTTTTGCGCTAGGTTCGGCTACCCCCGTTATAGGAGACGCGTTCCGAACTTCTGGAGAGTCATAGAGCCAAGCTGATTGACGAGCGCGGCTACCTTGCTCCCATGTTCTGGCTCTAGATAGGTCGACAGATAACCCAAAATCTGTAAGCTTGAGAGAAAGTCCTGTACCGGAAGGCTCTTCATAGATCAGGATATTTGATGGCTTGATGTCGCGATGTGCCATATGAGCAGAGTCGTGAAGGTAGGCAACCGCACTTGAGAGTCCAGGAATCTGGCCCCAAAGAGAATCAAGATTTCGGTTTCGAAGGGGAACTGGGACATAAGAATCCCGGAAGAGACGTTTTAAGTTCGAAAGAGCCAGTGGGAACACGAAGTTGAAATGCTGTGTTGTACCCATCTCGGACCTGAAGACAGAGAGTGTCTCTATCAGATGAGGATGattcaagctcttgagacGCTTCAAGGACTCATATTCGGCCCAGAACTGCTCAGCACTCGTGGATTCATGTAGACGTTTGACCGCGCACTATACTGTTAGATACAGCGGCCTCGCAACAATGGCAGACATACCTTTCGGATGACATCTTTTGAATCAGAAAGATGCCCGTTCAATGATAGGCGAGTCTCTACCCCGAATACCTTAGAGGTCTCGCCGCTTGCGACTGGAGTTGCGTACAAGCCTTGTAAGGTTCTTCCTACCTGGTCCGTTGTGACGTTTTCAACGACCAAGACTTGATCCGGAGTCGCATGCGCCTTGGGCTCCAGCGAAGGAACCACCTGTGTCACTGAGTCGAACAACGGTATTTGACTTGTATCAGGAGAGTCACACTGTTCAGTTGAAGGGTTGGACGGAGACTGGCCCCGGGATGATCTTTGttttcttggtcttgcttTGGCAATAGGCTGTCGCTTCTCAGCAGGCCCTCGCTTCTCAGTGGAGGCCTTGACTGCTTTGTTCTCTTCAAGAATACGCCGGTATCGACTACCCTCGGCAACAAGCTCCTTCTCCGCAGGGTCCAAATACCGCGGAGCCAAGATAATGAACTCGTCACCTTTCAGCTGCAACGGAATCAGCTGGCGAAGTGACAAGGTTCCGTGATAGACATACAGATACTTCGAAGTGCCCGTGGTAAATTCCGTCTAAAATCTTGCGTAATCTGAAAAGGTCTACTTGATACGCAGGTAGCGTGAACGCCACCCAGTTATTGTGACTCATCGAGGCAATATACTCGTCCAAAGCCGAAATTAAAGCTTGGAGGAACAAAAGTCGTCGGTTTACCGTGCAGTGTCGTGTTTAAAGGAACTCGTAACCCCGCAGCTGTGTGATTGTGCTGCATGTGGCTGAGATCTACTGTAGCCGATAATCCCTGAACAGAGGCTAAAATGGCTTATCACCCCGCACAGATAAGGATGGTAAGAATTGGGCGCTTGCTGACATCTGCTGTAAAGAACTAACCGAGACTTGCGCTTGAAAGCGTCAGCAATTTGAGGTATACAGGTGAATCAAGATATTTGACTGAAAGACGTCAATTACATCAACAAACAGAACAAAGCCAATAGCAGTCTTGTCTTTAATACATAAGAGTTTGAGTGCCCAGTAGCAGAATTGGTTACACCGTAACTGACAATAGTTGTTAGGAAGCTAATGAGAACAAGGTACAAACTCTAGCCTAACGAAAGAAAGCGTAGGATCAACTGAAGATTAATTTAAATGCTGGATCTTAAAACGGGCAAAGCAACAGAACGCGGATGTATTTACGGGATATCAGAATACCGATTCAATAAACAAATGCAATTTAGTAGCTCGTATCCAGCACAATCTGACAAACTCATAACCTTTAAACCCAAGCTCAAACAAGCTGGAGGTTTCCAACAGAATAGCCACACATCTGATCAGGAGACTTGCTACGAACACCTCCAGGTCCAGTTCCCTCAATTTTGGACCAGTCAATCTTGAGCCAAGGCTTCTCACCAAAGTCCAGAGCATTAGGCTCCCAGTTCAGAAGGGGGTTGGCCCCAGAGTCTTTCTCAACTTGGAGGGCCTGCTTCCAGGGCTGGGTCTTGGT
It encodes:
- a CDS encoding kinase-like domain-containing protein, encoding MSHNNWVAFTLPAYQVDLFRLRKILDGIYHGHFEVSLKGDEFIILAPRYLDPAEKELVAEGSRYRRILEENKAVKASTEKRGPAEKRQPIAKARPRKQRSSRGQSPSNPSTEQCDSPDTSQIPLFDSVTQVVPSLEPKAHATPDQVLVVENVTTDQVGRTLQGLYATPVASGETSKVFGVETRLSLNGHLSDSKDVIRKCAVKRLHESTSAEQFWAEYESLKRLKSLNHPHLIETLSVFRSEMGTTQHFNFVFPLALSNLKRLFRDSYVPVPLRNRNLDSLWGQIPGLSSAVAYLHDSAHMAHRDIKPSNILIYEEPSGTGLSLKLTDFGLSVDLSRARTWEQGSRARQSAWLYDSPEVRNASPITGVAEPSAKIKIPSSSDLMANDIWKLGCVFTEMLAFLVGGGSAGVAEFRDHITTTEGNVSSDVFNDTRFDDGEQVKPQVLEFIDRMAYKDYRAGMLQAMISGMLAKSALRPTIAHVCEKLAENNFPNIRYNDGVRVIRFIPEDRLACSRFNTLRLKIEEWTGRPIDWAPLNQPLPKLDAGGYMAIWKWHGIDLFLALSQDEFDRYKATCFPVTTNGIPLLPLTQQDLKAQQAAKPSSSMQPTKLRQPSHSSLGTNVLTGNVSSAIQTSVDTKDIYWCIERNFTEPTEIYLSPIQNAETLDDEQLFHQVNTAIGSTEGWIRRLFSWKRCTAIDFVQFLVIWENKDQVNPIQKELPPPATPFYNHSVPLPHDFHMRAAGLQMVFGLRDPKKGSGETTIIDMLPKKTNPPPFPRRISEPGWGLHAKMGFSQRRFLAWLFFCIILGGIFVVVWLVFISPTDLQNAFIPSFLFATLLTIAMGLLQVA